The following proteins come from a genomic window of Tenebrio molitor chromosome 9, icTenMoli1.1, whole genome shotgun sequence:
- the LOC138138360 gene encoding activating signal cointegrator 1 complex subunit 2: MEELCEIIKNLDLEIPIQGNVEYEYINVFKNSNKLPINQIHLEKKTIELYKGAYLEWSRSNDEQEARHFDRKVQVLPALSKCWLPESQQFFKYQPYNFTLSAEKNSSFIKNNQLFLKTLHYLLSCNYHQFWCLVLFEPKIAICLHSFLLNPIVPYQIKNLDEEAATVYLQVFSQLRRVYQRLTTFQETENEYMDDSVGLRFLLDKKLLNLPIVITLIVLYHETNLGFVNDLVSLYFDGGSVFRDKEIEEMMDQVVLTLEMIGGHVCGFEAGAVIVPIAIEEKPPIFSLDWIYSTVDYLLNIMSALHMLLRFHKPAIAVALDKGIPYRLSYTYEKVFHQIYDYLIDRQELKDAPKLGEITYETIALGRSEFIDVYNMFVSYCLDKTLELSGDSVRQEHFVEIYLKLLTSALEDEYFVCDYHERYDVAIQNEMFSSCTELDPTRTDYILNCITALRRHNKIWKTLKSDLKTFNKALEKYARCRKIKNEVIQENGDAQPGPSNDIQQFNSTPPKDEDVENAIRIVIDMFPHLGDSFVLQCLEAYNYQASDVITAILEENLPPHLVNIPFDSIRIPPEPQPAEPILAYKGRKPDYDDALKLLNDKRDLKEIKTYILDGIQYTNEFDIYDDEYDERVDDASVPVRDQGSEDILRFNPNYEDVVSDTSYSENEYDEKGEPVAAVAGDKGKRNFCEDPAVIRARREAQRRNQGKGHSSGAKPKSQPKIDVVGKTKGQGQDKSVLHNRQKKNVQKSSRANHNRKGGAQWKRNKGMVPS, encoded by the exons atggaagaactgtgtgaaataataaaaaatttagatttagaAATTCCGATTCAAGGGAATGTGGAGTATGAATATATCAACGTGTTCAAA AATTCCAACAAATTGCCGATTAATCAAATTCATTTAGAAAAAAAGACAATAGAACTTTACAAAGGTGCCTATCTG GAATGGTCAAGATCAAATGATGAACAAGAGGCAAGACATTTTGACAGGAAAGTACAAGTATTGCCGGCGCTG AGCAAATGCTGGTTGCCAGAGTCACagcagttttttaaataccaacctTACAATTTTACTTTGAGTGCGGAGAAAAATTCATCATTTATAAAGAACAATCAGTTATTTCTAAAAactttacattatttattaagttGTAATTATCACCAGTTTTGGTGTTTAGTTTTGTTTGAACCCAAAATAGCAATTTGCCTACACAGTTTTCTATTAAACCCAATAGTTccttaccaaataaaaaatctggATGAAGAGGCAGCAACAGTATATTTACAAGTATTTTCGCAATTGCGGCGCGTTTATCAGCGACTGACTACTTTCCAGGAGACTGAG AATGAGTATATGGATGATAGTGTAGGTCTTAGATTTTTATTAGACAAGAAACTACTCAATCTTCCAATAGTGATAACATTAATCGTTTTGTACCACGAGACAAATCTAGGATTTGTAAATGACTTGGTTTCTCTCTATTTTGATGGAGGCTCGGTTTTTCGCGATAAGGAAATTGAAGAAATGATGGACCAAGTTGTGCTG ACTTTAGAAATGATTGGAGGTCACGTTTGCGGTTTTGAAGCTGGTGCTGTGATAGTTCCTATAGCCATCGAAGAAAAACCTCCGATATTTAGTCTCGATTGGATATATTCCACTGTTGACTATTTGTTGAACATCATGTCGGCCCTACACATGTTACTAAGATTTCATAAACCTGCCATCGCTGTTGCATTAGATAAAGGAATTCCTTATAG ATTATCGTACACATATGAGAAAGTTTTCCACCAGATATACGATTATTTAATTGACCGACAAGAATTGAAAGATGCACCTAAACTCGGCGAAATCACGTACGAAACGATCGCCTTGGGAAGATCGGAGTTTATCGATGTTTACAATATGTTTGTTTCGTACTGTTTAGATAAAACGTTAGAACTTAG TGGCGATTCTGTTCGTCAAGAGCACTTCGTtgagatttatttgaaattgttgaCGTCAGCTCTGGAAGATGAATACTTTGTCTGTGATTATCACGAACGTTACGATGTGGCGATTCAAAACGAGATGTTTAGTAGTTGCACCGAATT AGATCCCACCCGAACTGATTATATATTGAATTGTATAACTGCTCTACGTCGGCATAACAAAATATGGAAGACGTTAAAAAGCGACTTGAAAACTTTCAATAAAGCTCTAGAAAAATACGCACGGTGCAGAAAAATAAAGAACGAAGTAATTCAAGAGAACGGAGATGCGCAACCGGGGCCGTCAAATGACATTCAACAATTTAATAGTACACCACCAAAAGACGAAGACGTTGAAAATGCGATCAGAATTGTTATCGACATGTTCCCACATTTAGGAGACA GTTTTGTTTTGCAGTGTTTGGAGGCCTACAATTATCAGGCAAGCGACGTCATCACGGCCATTTTAGAAGAAAATTTACCACCACATCTAGTAAACATTCCATTTGATAGCATCAGAATACCTCCAGAACCGCAACCAGCTGAGCCAATTTTGGCTTACAAGGGCAGGAAACCCGATTACGACGACGCTTTGAAGTTATTAAATGATAAAAGAGACCTTAAAGAAATCAAGACGTACATCTTGGACGGAAT ACAGTACACCAACGAATTCGACATTTACGATGATGAATACGACGAGAGAGTGGACGACGCGTCGGTTCCGGTCCGCGATCAAGGCTCTGAAGATATCTTGAGGTTTAATCCGAATTACGAGGACGTCGTCAGCGACACGAGTTATTCGGAAAACGAATACGACGAGAAAGGCGAGCCGGTGGCAGCCGTTGCCGGCGATAAAGGCAAAAGGAATTTCTGTGAAGATCCTGCCGTCATCAGGGCAAGACGAGAAGCCCAACGCAGAAATCAAGGTAAAGGTCACAGCTCAGGCGCGAAACCTAAAAGTCAGCCCAAAATCGACGTCGTTGGAAAAACGAAAGGGCAAGGACAGGATAAAAGTGTTCTTCATAATAGGCAGAAGAAAAATGTGCAAAAGTCGAGCAGAGCAAATCACAACAGAAAAGGCGGAGCCCAGTGGAAAAGAAACAAAGGCATGGTGCCTTCATAG
- the LOC138138365 gene encoding macoilin, which translates to MKRRNAEIGKMRRPMKRNKITEGIYGSTLLYLKFLVLWVLVILADFILEFRFEFLWPFYLLLRSVYDSFKYQGLAFSIFFVCIALTSDMLCFFFIPVHWLFFAASTYVWVQYVWHTDKGICAPTIILWVLFVYLEAAVRLRDVKHMPGHLDLCRPFAAHCIGYPVVTLGFGFKSYIGYRMRQRKQRDVAKENEFYMQLMQQALPMDTVSPPPAVQPPPEPVVSTAIVPAPVQNAKVHNKLHEKNGHIPNGTIANGVHATKSHHRKSMDKCKDHDEHRHSDRHIDKQRVNHSHSNGAVIGAGIEEVPTPQEHEPRPTRRREKKEQDKEREAAEYLQKLEADAKRLRADLQSSRASEQELRLQVAALTTSEKVSKGELSMMQREIEDLQQKYQNAMSSRSSDKSTINNLQRTLNEERRARSSLESQLNQERKSRKQEEARAAQVVAQSSRGECTEACRARRRELEAELAECRSTKHWAEERCAALERENAVLVDQLRDMDMLMSALSAMQEKNAHLENSLSAETRIKLDLFSALGEAKRQLEIRESSNRTQEREIEELKSKIAQVLAVMPNDTFGSPTPTSNMSRVRLAESPPGSTLDPNATAYTPKSSLVASTEA; encoded by the exons ATGAAGAGACGAAATGCTGAAATCGGTAAGATGAGAAGACCCATGAAAAGGAACAAAATCACCGAAGGGATTTACGGAAG CACTCTCCTGTACCTGAAGTTCCTCGTCTTGTGGGTGTTAGTAATCCTGGCCGATTTCATTCTGGAGTTCAGGTTCGAGTTCCTATGGCCATTTTATTTGCTGTTACGCTCGGTCTATGACTCCTTCAAATACCAAGGCCTGGCCTTTTCGATATTCTTCGTGTGCATCGCACTCACGTCGGACATGCTGTGCTTCTTCTTCATCCCGGTCCATTGGCTCTTCTTTGCTGCCAGCACTTACGTCTGGGTCCAGTACGTCTGGCACACGGACAAGGGCATCTGCGCCCCCACTATTATTCTCTGGGTGCTGTTTGTTTACCTGGAGGCGGCGGTGCGGCTGCGCGATGTTAAGCACATGCCGGGCCATCTGGACCTGTGCCGCCCATTCGCCGCCCACTGCATCGGGTATCCGGTCGTCACGTTAGGCTTCGGCTTCAAGTCGTACATAGG GTACAGGATGAGGCAGCGGAAGCAGCGGGACGTGGCGAAagagaacgagttttatatgCAGCTGATGCAGCAGGCGCTGCCGATGGACACAGTGTCGCCGCCGCCTGCCGTGCAGCCGCCTCCGGAGCCAGTGGTCTCCACAGCCATCGTACCTGCCCCCGTACAAAACGCCAAAGTACACAATAAGTTGCACGAGAAAAACGGCCACATCCCTAACGGGACGATAGCCAACGGTGTGCACGCGACCAAATCACATCATAGaaagtcgatggacaaatgtAAAGACCACGACGAACACAGACACTCGGATAGGCACATAGACAAACAGAGAGTGAATCATTCGCACAGTAACGGGGCGGTCATAGGGGCCGGGATCGAGGAGGTCCCGACGCCTCAGGAGCACGAGCCCAGGCCGACGAGGAGAAGAGAGAAGAAGGAACAGGACAAGGAGCGGGAGGCTGCCGAGTATCTACAGAAACTCGAAGCAGACGCCAAGAGGTTGCGGGCCGACCTGCAGAGCAGCAGGGCCAGCGAGCAGGAACTCAGGTTGCAG GTCGCCGCCCTCACGACGAGCGAGAAAGTGTCGAAAGGTGAGCTGTCAATGATGCAGCGCGAGATAGAGgatttacaacaaaaatatcaaaacgCAATGAGTTCGCGTTCTTCCGACAAATCGACCATCAACAATCTACAACGCACTCTAAATGAAGAAAGGCGAGCAAGATCCAGTCTGGAATCCCAACTGAATCAGGAACGCAAAAGCAGAAAACAGGAAGAGGCCAGAGCGGCACAG GTTGTGGCGCAGTCGTCGCGAGGCGAGTGCACGGAGGCGTGCAGAGCGCGCCGAAGAGAACTCGAAGCCGAATTGGCCGAGTGCCGTTCGACGAAGCACTGGGCCGAGGAGAGGTGCGCCGCGCTGGAACGCGAGAACGCCGTCCTGGTCGACCAGCTTCGCGACATGGACATGCTGATGTCGGCCCTGTCGGCGATGCAAGAGAAGAACGCCCACTTAGAGAATTCCTTATCGGCCGAGACGCGCATCAAACTCGACCTGTTCAGTGCCCTGGGCGAGGCCAAACGTCAACTCGAAATAAGAGAGA GCTCCAACAGGACGCAGGAGCGAGAGATCGAGGAGCTGAAGAGCAAAATCGCGCAAGTGTTGGCCGTGATGCCGAACGACACTTTCGGGAGTCCCACGCCGACGAGCAACATGTCCAGGGTACGACTGGCCGAGAGCCCGCCCGGTTCGACCCTCGATCCGAACGCCACGGCCTACACACCCAAGAGTTCCCTTGTCGCTTCCACCGAAGCCTAG
- the Usp16-45 gene encoding ubiquitin carboxyl-terminal hydrolase 16/45, with the protein MSKKKHQGDPTGDESTESCDENDNKSECTHIRQAVDLQKVKKALIKSGLMADCEQCKKMPKVESDMDAEFEFDNSLWLCLRCGNQACGRSRNKHALEHFKIPHSDSHAICVDTSTWSVWCYDCDEVVNVTCKKKLLEAVEYLQKQAENKNNATSKPLERVVMDLVPVSPKSSFATTFSFTTSNSPRPRGLMNLGNTCFFNSVVQCLAQTPYLLNLLNETSEPGQFFQLPGGKLNPQDNDSPVVEPLTGQLEKWRPLTSTLAETITELQNGRNEAYVPRMLLSKLTNRMPQFGGGDQHDSHELLRHLLEAVREEDLRRYQSVILEWLGLNTKTDPSTVEGEKKKIIKFYGQQASELLLPTEQVFRGVLVSTLQCQECQHTSHRDEFFLDLSLPITEKQLPPILRRKAEEIDDNKPSKHQIKKEKRAERKKNKKQKSYKNMNVAIGPVNQPPGGVDVDMDKSDSESDADVEDNVEVSEEVTKGMESGYNSDKVDNSSPDSNNRGISPEMRIDDSGVPSPAIGMLSASHGTPDNSPASSETNIDMSSPIVDHCSPEEDGNEYFERPESRLAFVNNKNVDLKTGLSKLSLLNDGDSNKVNSLCNDKMEDDDNFEGACGGEDPKDDEKMDEDDEDVDLWTNTMSARYQCEEGEYSVQSCLNQFTACELMTGNNKVSCELCTKRHGGAERKTVYTNATKQLLIYNPPAVLILHLKRFQVYRFRSAKVPKFVKFPTLLDLAPFCSKRSQNLPTFEAGQTKVLYSLYGVVEHSGSIHGGHYVAYVKVRPKLEENSYRWQFLPKNQKNEKPQTPKGAQGDPEVPAGKWYYISDSHVSEASESRVLGAQAYLLFYERIL; encoded by the exons ATGAGTAAAAAGAAGCATCAAGGAGACCCCACCGGGGACGAATCGACGGAATCGTGCGATGAAAACGACAACAAGAGCGAATGCACGCACATCCGTCAAGCCGTCGACCTGCAAAAAGTTAAGAAGGCGCTCATCAAGAGTGGTCTCATGGCCGATTGCGAACAATGCAAGAAAATGCCCAAAGTGGAGTCCGACATGGATGCCGAATTCGAGTTCGACAATTCCCTGTGGCTGTGTTTGCGGTGCGGGAATCAAGCCTGTGGCAGGTCTCGGAACAAACACGCTCttgaacattttaaaatcCCGCATTCTGATTCGCACGCGATCTGCGTAGATACGAGCACTTGGAGTGTATGGTGTTATGACTGTGATGAGGTTGTCAATGTTACATGCAAGAAAAAACTGTTGGAGGCGGTCGAGTACCTTCAGAAACAAGCTGAGAACAAGAACAATGCCACGTCAAAACCGCTAGAACGTGTG GTGATGGATTTGGTTCCGGTGTCTCCAAAGTCATCGTTCGCCACCACGTTCAGCTTCACGACTTCGAATTCACCCCGCCCTCGCGGCTTAATGAATTTAGGCAACACATGTTTCTTTAATTCTGTAGTCCAATGTTTAGCACAGACCCCTTATTtgttaaatcttttaaacgaAACTTCAGAACCGGGGCAGTTCTTTCAGTTGCCCGGGGGCAAGCTCAATCCACAAGATAACGACTCGCCAGTGGTGGAACCCTTGACGGGTCAGTTGGAAAAGTGGCGCCCTCTCACCTCCACCCTGGCCGAAACCATAACGGAGCTTCAGAACGGACGGAACGAGGCGTACGTGCCGAGGATGCTACTGTCAAAGCTGACCAATCGCATGCCGCAATTTGGGGGCGGCGACCAACACGACTCGCACGAGCTGTTGCGCCACCTGTTGGAAGCGGTGAGAGAGGAAGACTTGCGGCGGTACCAGTCGGTGATCTTGGAGTGGCTAGGTCTGAATACCAAGACCGATCCCAGCACCGTCGAAGGTGAGAAGAAGAAGATCATCAAGTTTTACGGACAGCAAGCTTCCGAACTATTACTTCCGACCGAGCAAGTTTTTAGGGGGGTACTTGTCAGTACTTTGCAGTGTCAGGAGTGTCAGCACACTTCGCACCGAGACGAATTCTTCCTAGATTTAAGTCTCCCGATCACGGAAAAACAACTACCTCCGATTCTCCGACGGAAAGCTGAAGAGATCGATGACAACAAACCGTCCAAGCATCAGATCAAAAAAGAGAAACGCGCCGAGAGGAAGAAGAATAAGAAGCAGAAGTCGTACAAGAACATGAACGTGGCCATCGGTCCGGTCAACCAGCCCCCTGGAGGTGTAGACGTCGACATGGACAAATCTGACAGCGAATCGGACGCCGACGTCGAAGACAACGTTGAAGTGTCGGAGGAAGTCACAAAAGGAATGGAATCGGGCTACAATTCCGATAAGGTGGACAACAGCAGTCCGGATTCGAACAATCGGGGTATCTCCCCGGAAATGCGGATCGACGACAGTGGCGTGCCGAGTCCCGCAATAGGAATGTTGAGTGCTTCTCACGGCACTCCTGACAATAGCCCCGCCTCTAGTGAAACCAACATAGACATGAGCAGTCCCATCGTCGATCACTGCAGTCCAGAGGAGGA cgGCAATGAATATTTCGAAAGACCCGAATCACGACTAGCTTTtgtgaataataaaaatgtcgaCTTAAAGACTGGCTTGTCCAAATTGAGCCTGCTCAACGACGGCGATTCGAACAAGGTGAATTCCTTGTGTAACGATAAAATGGAAGATGACGACAACTTCGAGGGGGCTTGTGGCGGCGAAGATCCAAAAGACGATGAAAAG ATGGATGAGGACGACGAAGACGTAGACTTGTGGACGAACACCATGTCCGCTCGTTACCAATGCGAAGAAGGAGAGTATTCCGTTCAGTCTTGTCTCAATCAGTTCACAGCGTGCGAATTGATGACCGGCAACAACAAAGTCAGCTGCGAGCTGTGCACGAAGCGTCACGGCGGAGCCGAGAGGAAAACGGTATACACGAACGCGACAAAACAACTTCTGATCTATAACCCTCCCGCCGTTCTCATTCTACACCTGAAACGTTTCCAAGTCTACCGGTTCCGTTCGGCTAAAGTTCCCAAGTTTGTCAAATTCCCAACCCTTCTAGATCTCGCACCTTTTTGCTCAAAACGTTCGCAAAATTTGCCGACTTTCGAAGCCGGACAAACGAAAGTCTTGTATTCTCTTTACGGAGTCGTGGAGCATAGCGGGTCGATTCACGGCGGTCATTACGTTGCCTACGTCAAAGTGAGGCCCAAGTTGGAGGAGAACAGTTATCGGTGGCAGTTCTTGCCCAAGAATCAGAAAAACGAAAAGCCACAAACACCAAAGGGAGCTCAAGGAGATCCGGAGGTTCCGGCGGGGAAGTGGTATTACATTAGCGATTCGCATGTTTCTGAAGCCAGCGAGTCGAGAGTTTTAGGTGCCCAAGCTTACTTGCTTTTCTACGAAAGGATTTTGTAA
- the mRpS21 gene encoding small ribosomal subunit protein bS21m yields MRHASFIARTVFVQNNDIEAACRVLNRILGREGILDQFRRTRYYEKPYQFRRRINFERCKAIYNEDMDRKIQFVLRKNRTEPFPGNP; encoded by the exons ATGAGGCACGCGAGTTTCATCGCCAGAACTGTGTTTGTACAAAACAACGATATCGAAGCAGCTTGTCGCGTTCTGAATAGAATTTTGGGCCGAGAAGGAATCTTGGATCAATTTAGAAGAACCCGCTATTACGAAAAACCGTACCAG TTTCGCAGACGAATTAATTTTGAGAGATGTAAAGCAATTTACAATGAGGACATGGACAggaaaattcaatttgttttaagaaaaaacagGACAGAACCCTTCCCTGGAAATCCATAG
- the Vps11 gene encoding vacuolar protein sorting-associated protein 11 homolog → MAFLEWRKFHFFDLRKNVDEGKIAELFKESKATSTSSGNNHIILGDSSGQIFLLSRSWHVRIFRAYEMTIELAHQLRNSPILVTIGQDEPGINPMIKVWDTSRFDKNGTPYCCRISRAIPGNRPVHASCLCVHDGLQLMAVGFVDGSLVLYRGDITRDRSSKQKILRDASSIVTGLAFKTTSSSVFLFLATDSSVIVYNITHKDKEIKFQLDNIGCAKKCSVLAESMVESHFMVGRNDAIYCYTADGRGPCYAVDGEKIMLEWFRSYLVIISKAARPTLTPLTNDSQGQGDLITVLDIHNKFIVFSATVPSIKAVLNEWGAFYILDNDNRLYHLDEKDLQSKLSLLFKKNLYDVAIRIAKSQQYDSDGLVNIFRQYGDHLCDKGDYVGAIEQYIKTIGKLEPSYVIRKFLDSQHIEKLTMYLEALHKQGHATEDHTTLLLNCYTKLNNTVGQSNSLKEFILMKEGDLNYDVDIAIKVCRQGSPAEALMLAKKHQKHDWYIKLQVEDHQRYVEVLDYISNLSFENAEFYMKKYGNILIQNAPYESTQFLKRLCTSYKSNNSLDNSLIGSFELSQKSDPEEYIHLFLNNSERLVEFLEYLIGEGCLLSTPVYNTLLEHYLHVWGNLENVAEKNKYAQKILKLLQNPDIRYDKSQALVVCHMHSFSEGILYLYEEQKLYQQILKHHIFKNDSSSILGCCRRFGHQEPTLWVQALWSCVRDTKNPSIDLLNEILTVIAKERLLSPQLVIDALGTGSADITLGHIRSYLTNELQQEQKKSKEIAELTQNYRKDTEKLKEQLETLRSGSIVIQGSRCAACHHPLELPTIHFLCQHSYHQHCFQSFCEDENECPACQPDNKNLLELLKAREYNKDLHETFHSQLEKAHDGFSVAAEYFGRGVFNKYKVIRDDTPDKVDKSEKKRTVEPEIRNYGSGAEARLRQTEKQAGQVLIPIPEGRVRLQEHRYCSSLEANISSNYVPKSYEMRKKDYSLDLARNNPFEENDYDESKNPFANEDDDYDENNPFRDDCDKNSNPFYK, encoded by the exons ATGGCATTTTTGGAG TGGAGGAAGTTTCACTTTTTCGATCTTCGAAAAAACGTAGACGAGGGGAAGATTGCCGAACTTTTCAAA gaGTCGAAAGCGACCTCCACGTCCAGCGGCAACAATCACATAATTTTAGGTGACTCGAGCGGgcagatttttttgttgtctcGGTCATGGCACGTCCGAATTTTTCGTGCGTACGAAATGACAATAGAGTTAGCGCACCAACTGAGAAATTCACCCATTTTGGTGACGATCGGG CAAGATGAACCTGGAATCAATCCTATGATCAAAGTCTGGGATACAAGCAGATTCGATAAAAACGGCACGCCCTATTGCTGTAGAATTTCGCGAGCAATACCCGGCAATCGCCCGGTACACGCCTCTTGCTTGTGCGTTCACGACGGCTTGCAGCTTATGGCAGTCGGCTTTGTCGACGGTTCCCTCGTCTTATAtag GGGCGACATCACGCGAGACCGGAGctccaaacaaaaaatactgcGCGACGCAAGCTCCATAGTTACCGGTCTCGCTTTCAAAACGACTTCCAGCAGcgtttttctgtttttagcCACGGACAGTTCTGTCATCGTTTACAATATTACTCATAAAGATAAAGAAATCAAG TTCCAATTGGACAATATAGGGTGCGCTAAAAAATGTAGTGTGTTGGCCGAGTCGATGGTAGAGAGTCACTTCATGGTCGGTCGAAATGAT GCGATTTACTGTTACACGGCCGATGGCCGGGGACCCTGCTACGCAGTGGACGGTGAAAAAATCATGTTGGAGTGGTTCAGGAGCTATTTGGTGATCATTTCTAAAGCGGCGCGACCCACCCTCACCCCTCTGACAAACGACAGTCAAGGTCAGGGAGATCTGATCACGGTCCTCGACATCCACAACAAATTTATAGTGTTTTCGGCTACGGTGCCCTCCATTAAAGCGGTTTTGAACGAGTGGGGCGCTTTCTATATTCTCGATAACGACAACAGACTGTATCATTTGGACGAGAAAGATTTGCAGTCCAAGTTGTCTCTCTTGTTCAAGAAAAATCTGTATGATGTCGCTATACGCATCGCGAAATCGCAACAATACGATTCGGACGGTCTGGTCAATATTTTTCGCCAATACGGCGACCATTTATGCGACAAGGGTGACTACGTGGGGGCTATAGAACAGTACATCAAGACGATAGGAAAACTAGAGCCGAGCTACGTGATCAGGAAATTTCTAGACTCCCAACACATCGAGAAGTTGACGATGTATCTCGAGGCATTACACAAGCAAGGTCACGCTACCGAAGACCACACGACTCTGCTTCTCAATTGTTATACAAAGTTGAACAACACCGTAGGTCAGTCGAACAGTCTGAAGGAGTTTATTTTGATGAAAGAGggtgatttaaactacgacgTCGATATCGCGATAAAAGTGTGTCGGCAAGGGAGTCCCGCTGAGGCCCTCATGTTGGCTAAAAAACACCAGAAACACGATTGGTACATCAAATTGCAGGTCGAGGATCACCAGCGTTACGTAGAAGTTCTTGATTACATCTCGAACCTAAGTTTCGAGAACGCGGAGTTTTACATGAAGAAATACGGAAATATCTTGATACAGAACGCCCCCTACGAAAGCACGCAGTTTTTGAAGCGGCTCTGCACCAGCTACAAGTCGAACAACTCCCTCGATAATTCCCTCATCGGGAGTTTCGAGTTGTCCCAAAAGTCCGATCCAGAGGAGTACATCCACTTGTTTTTGAATAATTCGGAACGCTTGGTCGAGTTTTTGGAGTACTTGATCGGCGAGGGTTGTTTGTTGAGCACTCCCGTGTACAACACCCTCCTAGAGCATTATTTGCACGTTTGGGGTAATTTGGAGAATGTCgccgaaaaaaataaatacgcGCAGAAAATACTAAAACTCTTGCAGAATCCCGACATCAGATACGACAAGTCACAAGCTCTGGTAGTGTGTCACATGCACTCCTTCAGCGAGGGAATTTTGTACTTGTACGAAGAGCAGAAGTTGTATCAGCAGATTTTGAAAcatcacattttcaaaaacgaTTCCAGCTCAATTTTAGGGTGTTGTCGACGTTTCGGTCATCAAGAACCGACGCTGTGGGTCCAGGCGTTGTGGTCTTGCGTTAGGGACACGAAAAATCCATCCATTGATCTGCTCAACGAGATCTTGACAGTTATAGCCAAAGAGAGGTTGTTGTCGCCTCAACTCGTCATAGACGCGTTGGGAACCGGAAGCGCCGACATAACGCTGGGTCACATCCGGTCCTATCTGACGAACGAGCTCCAGCAAGAACAAAAAAAGAGCAAAGAGATTGCAGAGTTGACTCAAAACTATCGGAAAGACACCGAAAAGTTGAAGGAGCAATTGGAGACTTTGAGGAGTGGGAGTATCGTGATCCAGGGGTCCAGGTGCGCGGCGTGTCACCATCCATTAGAGTTGCCGACGATACACTTCCTCTGTCAGCACAGTTATCACCAACATTGTTTTCAGAGCTTTTGCGAAGATGAAAATGAGTGTCCGGCATGTCAGCCcgacaataaaaatttgttggaGCTGTTAAAAGCGAGGGAATATAATAAAGATCTCCACGAAACGTTTCATTCGCAGTTGGAGAAGGCGCACGACGGGTTTTCAGTAGCCGCGGAGTATTTCGGAAGGGGGGTTTTTAACAAATACAAGGTGATCAGGGACGACACACCCGACAAGGTAGATAAGAGCGAAAAGAAGCGAACGGTGGAACCGGAAATCAGGAATTACGGGTCGGGAGCGGAAGCTAGGTTGAGACAAACCGAGAAACAAGCTGGACAAGTGTTGATCCCAATTCCAGAGGGGCGAGTGAGGCTCCAAGAGCACAGATATTGCTCGTCTTTAGAAGCCAACATTAGTAGTAATTACGTACCCAAGAGTTacgaaatgagaaaaaaagaCTACAGCCTGGATTTGGCCAGGAATAATccgtttgaagaaaatgacTACGACGAAAGCAAAAATCCGTTCGCTAACGAAGACGACGATTACGACGAAAATAATCCTTTCAGGGATGATTGTGATAAGAATTCAAATCCATTTTACAAATAG